From Algoriphagus sp. NG3, the proteins below share one genomic window:
- a CDS encoding efflux RND transporter periplasmic adaptor subunit, producing the protein MNLSYKLIAFSALVLAGFSCGQKQQAAQQAPPPTAVTTYTLEKKSVTGLDQYPATLVPLNEVEIRPQIGGYITNIYVQDGQEVKKGQKLYEIDRSKYAASVQQAKALVETAEANLARLEKDYERYKRLDEQDAIAKQTLDHAETEVLSGKAQLSSAKAQFESASTDFNYSVLVAPFDGTVGISQVRLGTQVSPGQPLLNTLSSNDPMSLNFVVNEREIPRFNKLLKAEEKPDSLFRIRFSDGSIYPYNGKFTTIDRAVGRQSGTINLRVQFPNPDRDLIAGMTVNLQVLNDDIGEQLVIPYKAVTEQMGEYFVYVVQPDNTVKQQNVLLGTQIGGGIVVRSGLQEGAKIVVTGIQKLREGAQITEQTAAQ; encoded by the coding sequence ATGAACTTATCATACAAACTTATAGCTTTTTCGGCCTTGGTTTTAGCAGGGTTTTCATGCGGTCAAAAGCAGCAGGCAGCACAGCAGGCTCCGCCTCCCACCGCGGTCACGACCTACACGTTGGAGAAAAAATCAGTGACTGGGCTTGACCAATATCCGGCTACTTTGGTTCCCCTCAATGAGGTGGAAATCCGCCCTCAGATCGGAGGTTATATCACCAATATCTATGTGCAGGATGGACAGGAAGTGAAAAAAGGCCAGAAGCTCTATGAAATAGACCGCAGTAAATATGCAGCGTCTGTGCAGCAAGCAAAAGCGTTGGTGGAGACAGCTGAGGCAAATCTAGCCAGACTGGAGAAAGATTATGAACGGTACAAGAGACTGGATGAACAGGATGCGATCGCTAAGCAGACCCTGGATCATGCTGAGACAGAGGTATTGAGTGGAAAGGCTCAGCTAAGCTCAGCCAAAGCACAGTTTGAATCAGCATCGACTGACTTCAACTATTCTGTTTTGGTGGCTCCTTTTGACGGCACAGTGGGGATCTCACAAGTGAGACTAGGCACCCAGGTTTCACCGGGCCAGCCGCTTTTGAATACGCTTTCTTCCAATGATCCTATGTCTTTGAACTTTGTGGTCAACGAGCGGGAGATTCCCCGATTCAATAAACTGTTGAAAGCAGAAGAGAAGCCTGATTCACTGTTTAGAATCAGATTTAGCGATGGAAGTATCTATCCCTACAATGGCAAGTTTACGACGATAGACAGAGCTGTAGGAAGACAGTCAGGTACCATTAATCTTCGTGTTCAGTTTCCTAACCCGGATCGTGATCTGATTGCTGGAATGACGGTGAATCTACAAGTCCTCAATGATGATATAGGTGAGCAGCTGGTAATTCCTTACAAAGCTGTGACAGAACAGATGGGGGAATATTTTGTATATGTGGTGCAGCCTGATAATACGGTGAAGCAGCAAAATGTGCTCTTAGGTACTCAGATAGGAGGAGGTATAGTGGTGCGAAGCGGATTGCAGGAGGGAGCTAAAATTGTGGTGACAGGTATCCAAAAACTTCGTGAAGGCGCACAGATCACAGAGCAGACCGCTGCCCAATAA